From Caretta caretta isolate rCarCar2 chromosome 9, rCarCar1.hap1, whole genome shotgun sequence, one genomic window encodes:
- the LOC125642980 gene encoding protein EOLA1: MRFGCLSFRQPYAGLVLNKVKTIETRWRPLLLDYKNCTIAIHIAFKDWEDETWKEILLNRLGMTPMQVQELLDKGEKFGRGVIAGLVDIGETSQCPENLSPEKILELENQAVLTSLEQKYLTVVSNPRWLLEPIPAKGGKDVWQVDIPQELIPLEH, translated from the exons ATGAGATTTGGCTGTCTTTCCTTCCGGCAACCCTATGCTGGATTGGTTTTGAACAAAGTCAAAACAATAGAGACTCGTTGGCGTCCTTTGCTGTTAGACTACAAGAACTGCACTATTGCTATTCACATAGCTTTCAAGGACTGGGAAGATGAAACATGGAAAGAGATCCTTCTGAATAGACTTGGCATGACACCTATGCAAGTTCAAGAGTTATTAGATAAAGGGGAAAAATTTGGCAGAGGAGTTATTGCTG GGCTGGTTGACATTGGAGAGACCTCACAATGTCCAGAAAATTTATCTCCTGAAAAGATTTTGGAGCTGGAAAATCAAGCTGTACTCACTAGCCTGGAGCAGAAATACTTGACTGTTGTTTCAAATCCAAGATGGCTACTGGAACCGATTCCTGCTAAAGGGGGCAAAGATGTATGGCAAGTGGATATCCCACAGGAACTGATCCCTTTGGAACATTAA